The DNA region ATACCAATCCGGCGCCTCGGGCCAGAGAGGGGACTTGGCATTCCGGCGTTGGCATTGCAACGTTCGCACCTCGGCCACTTTTCGCCCCAGCGTCCTCAGAGGCGTAAAAAACCTCGTCCAGGATTTTAACGTCCCAATCAATAAATGTCCTTTCGAGCCCGCAGATTACTCTGCTTCCCCGCTGCATCCCAACGTTTTTCGCCCTCAGTAGCGGCTTTAGATAAAACCGGGAAACATCCTTTGGGAAACAAATAGGAAACAAGCGGGAAACAAACCGAAGGCAGCTGATATCACGTGAACAGAAGTGACctgatcacgtgacacgcGCCCCTTCAAGCATTTGTTATCATATGCCACGGCTCGCCATGCCTCTCGGGGCTGTGTCTTTGCCGGCTCTACGGCAACGTCGAGAAGGCGCGCCGCATTCGGAGTATTTGAAACAGCTGCTTATGCGGGCTGTAGCGGCTTGTATTGCGTATTCCAGAAAGCCGTGCCGAACCTGCATCATTAATGCCGCTCATGTATTACGAATTACTGTCAAGTCCCGCAAATGCAGAGGCGCGGGGACCAGCTGAAATCGGTAGTCAATAGAGCTCAAATCTCCCCGCAATTGAAGCCCTGGCCGCGCTTTCGGGACCGGCTTCGCACACTGCGGCTCGTTTGAGTTGAATGCTCGTACCAAATGCTCTCGTCCGCGCTCAAGAATACACCCAACTGCAGGTTATTTAGAGCTAGGTGAGAGTCCTTAGCGTTAATTGGGGCCTGCTGAGCGTCTTCCAGCGGCAGTCGTGCCCGTCTTGACGCGTTCTTTCGCTTTTACGCTTCTTGTACCGATTCGGCGCCGATTCCCTTTCATGAAAATTGTCCTGTTCATGACCTTCAACAAATATATAAAAgggaagaagcaggaaCGTAATTTCGGAGAACAGCGCAATTGCATCTGAACAAGCAGCTTTCACTCGCAAACACGCCTTGCTTCCTTTGCAATTCGAAATTCTGCTAACCAAACCCTCTGTAATGTTCGCCAAAGTCGCTAAGCGTGCATTTTCGTCTTCCACAGCAAACCCCTACAAAGTCACGGTGCTGGGCGCCGGAGGTGGCATTGGCCAACCGCTGTCGCTACTGTTGAAACTGAACCACAAGGTCACCGACCTCAGACTTTACGACCTGAAAGGCGCCGCTGGTGTCGCCGCCGACTTGTCACACATCCCTACAAACTCCGTCGTGAAAGGGTTTTCGGCGGACGCCCAGGACGGTATCAAGAGCGCGCTAAAAGACACCGACGTGGTTTTGATCCCTGCAGGTGTTCCAAGAAAGCCTGGTATGACCAGAGACGACCTGTTTTCCATCAACGCCTCCATCGTGCGCGACCTCGCCGCGGCCTGTGCGGAGAACGCGCCCAACGCCGCGATCCTGGTGATCTCTAACCCAGTGAACTCCACTGTGCCTATCGTCGCCGAGGTGCTGAAATCGAAGGGCGTGTACAACCCTAAGAAGCTGTTCGGTGTCACCACCCTTGATGTCATCAGAGCCTCGCGTTTCATTTCCGAGGTCTCCGGCACTAACCCTACCACTGAGAAGGTCAACGTCATTGGTGGCCACTCTGGTATTACAATCATCCCCCTAATCTCCCAAACCAAGCACAAACTCATGGACAAGGAGAAGAGAGACGCTCTCATCCACAGAATTCAATTCGGCGGTGACGAAGTTGTCAAGGCCAAGAACGGCGCTGGTTCCGCCACTCTGTCCATGGCCCAAGCAGGTGCAAGATTTGCCAACTCTGTTCTTGCTGGTTTGGAAGGCGAGGCCGATGTTATCGAGCCTTCCTTCGTCGACTCTCCTCTGTTCAAGAGCGAGGGAATTGAGTTCTTTGCTTCTCCTGTGAAGCTCGGTCCTCAGGGTGTCGAGAAGATCTTCTCTATTGGTGAGATCTCCTCTGAAGAGCAGGAATTGCTTGACAAGTGCAAggaaaccttgaagaagaacataGAGAAGGGCACTGCGTTCGTCAAGTCCTAAGCTACGACGCTCGCCAGTCTCCTATTTATATTCAATGATACATAACTAACGATCTGCCTTACTCTTTTTGCCTCAGTACGTAAGTTGACCACTCACTTTTTCGTAATCACTGCAACCGCTCCTAAAAACGGGAATGAACCTCCCAAAAGGCCAGTTAGTGGACGAGCAGACTAGGTGTATACATTGGAATTCGCCACTAGACGTAGtgtgcttcaagttcaaatGTTGTGAATCTTTTTATGCGTGTTACTCTTGTCATGAGTCTCAGGAGTCTCATTTAATAAAGAGATATAATCTGACTTCTGAACCAACTGAGGAAGTGGTGTTATGCGGGGTTTGCAGAGAAGCTATGACGTTTGAGGAGTATCGGAACGGACTGATGCGCACAGAACAGCTAGACTGTCCGTATTGCGGTGCCCTCTTCAACCCCGGTTGCAAGTTACATTACTCCATTTACTTTGATATGT from Lachancea thermotolerans CBS 6340 chromosome C complete sequence includes:
- the MDH1 gene encoding malate dehydrogenase MDH1 (highly similar to uniprot|P17505 Saccharomyces cerevisiae YKL085W MDH1 Mitochondrial malate dehydrogenase catalyzes interconversion of malate and oxaloacetate involved in the tricarboxylic acid (TCA) cycle), translating into MFAKVAKRAFSSSTANPYKVTVLGAGGGIGQPLSLLLKLNHKVTDLRLYDLKGAAGVAADLSHIPTNSVVKGFSADAQDGIKSALKDTDVVLIPAGVPRKPGMTRDDLFSINASIVRDLAAACAENAPNAAILVISNPVNSTVPIVAEVLKSKGVYNPKKLFGVTTLDVIRASRFISEVSGTNPTTEKVNVIGGHSGITIIPLISQTKHKLMDKEKRDALIHRIQFGGDEVVKAKNGAGSATLSMAQAGARFANSVLAGLEGEADVIEPSFVDSPLFKSEGIEFFASPVKLGPQGVEKIFSIGEISSEEQELLDKCKETLKKNIEKGTAFVKS
- the HOT13 gene encoding Hot13p (similar to uniprot|P36078 Saccharomyces cerevisiae YKL084W HOT13 Mitochondrial intermembrane space protein first component of a pathway mediating assembly of small TIM (Translocase of the Inner Membrane) complexes which escort hydrophobic inner membrane proteins en route to the TIM22 complex); translation: MNLPKGQLVDEQTRCIHWNSPLDVVCFKFKCCESFYACYSCHESQESHLIKRYNLTSEPTEEVVLCGVCREAMTFEEYRNGLMRTEQLDCPYCGALFNPGCKLHYSIYFDM